One Littorina saxatilis isolate snail1 linkage group LG12, US_GU_Lsax_2.0, whole genome shotgun sequence genomic region harbors:
- the LOC138982284 gene encoding natural resistance-associated macrophage protein 2-like isoform X2, with translation MTDVCREDLQERLLLPGSKETPCKDYGSTATQGNGTDPGEVGREMERDDKMPMDGAVFTELGSVQDGGDTGSLRARRGEQNANGGPSDSDPDHDHDHNPDPPKKGMNTSASTYFNQRIVIPETGSTRFSFRKLWAFTGPGFLMSIAYLDPGNIESDLQSGATAQFKLLWVLMVSTILGLLMQRLAARLGVVTGMHLAEVCYRQYSRVPRIILWIMIEIAIIGSDMQEVIGTAIAFFLLSNGKIPLYAGVLITIIDTFTFLLMDKYGLRKLEAFFCILITIMAVTFGYEYVRVAPDQGQVLKGLFVPYCEGCGPDQLLQAVGIIGAIIMPHNIYLHSALVKSRQVDRTKKEDVKEANKYFFIEAAIALFVSFLINVFVVSVFAEGFYGKTSSEVYNNCLAQGNPHADVFNSSTLSVDIFKGGVFLGCQFGLAAMYVWAVGILAAGQSSTMTGTYTGQFVMEGFLNLTWKRWQRVLLTRTIAIMPTIFVAIFSGINDMTTMNDLLNVLMSLQLPFALLPILTFTSSHHIMTDFANGRVMKAIAAGLSIAVIAINLYFVVVYIQELPSKAYIYAPIAIVVVAYLAFVAYLSIHCMHAMGATFLERIPCLSFDTAHQSLESFEEELQESVG, from the exons ACAAGATGCCGATGGACGGGGCAGTGTTCACAGAGCTTGGCAGTGTTCAGGACGGTGGCGACACGGGCTCGCTACGGGCCAGGAGGGGGGAGCAGAATGCCAACGGGGGCCCCTCTGACTCTGACCCTGACCATGACCATGATCATAACCctgacccccccaaaaaaggcaTGAACACGTCCGCCTCGACCTACTTCAACCAGCGAATCGTCATCCCGGAGACTGGCTCT ACACGGTTCAGTTTCCGCAAGCTGTGGGCGTTCACAGGCCCGGGCTTTCTGATGAGCATCGCTTACCTTGACCCTGGCAACATCGAGTCTGACCTTCAGTCCGGGGCCACCGCACAGTTCAAG TTATTATGGGTTTTGATGGTGTCTACAATTCTAGGATTGCTCATGCAGCGACTAGCAGCTCGCCTGG GTGTGGTGACAGGTATGCACCTGGCAGAGGTGTGCTACAGACAGTACTCCAGGGTGCCTCGCATCATTCTCTGGATCATGATAGAAATCGCCATCATTGGCTCCGACATGCAAGAAGTTATTGGAACAGCCatcgctttctttcttttgtctaATGGAAA aatACCCCTGTACGCAGGAGTACTGATCACGATAATAGACACCTTCACATTCCTGTTGATGGACAAGTACGGGCTGAGAAAACTGGAGGCCTTCTTCTGCATCCTCATCACCATAATGGCCGTCACTTTTGGATACGAG TACGTCAGGGTGGCACCAGACCAGGGCCAGGTGTTAAAGGGGCTGTTCGTGCCGTACTGTGAGGGCTGCGGACCGGACCAGTTGTTACAGGCTGTGGGAATCATTGGGGCCATCATCATGCCGCACAACATCTATCTGCACTCTGCACTCGTCAAG TCTCGTCAGGTAGACAGAACAAAGAAAGAGGACGTGAAGGAGGCCAACAAGTATTTCTTCATCGAGGCTGCCATCGCCTTGTTCGTCTCTTTCCTCATCAACGTCTTCGTCGTCTCTGTCTTCGCTGAGGGCTTCTACGGGAAAACCTCTTCTGAAGTG TACAATAACTGTCTGGCTCAAGGCAACCCTCACGCTGATGTTTTCAAT AGTTCGACGTTATCAGTCGACATTTTCAAAGGG GGCGTGTTTCTAGGGTGTCAGTTCGGACTGGCGGCCATGTACGTGTGGGCAGTGGGCATCCTGGCGGCTGGACAGAGCTCCACGATGACCGGTACCTACACTGGTCAGTTCGTCATGGAG GGTTTCCTGAACCTGACGTGGAAGCGGTGGCAGCGAGTGTTGCTGACTCGTACCATCGCCATCATGCCCACCATCTTCGTCGCCATCTTCAGCGGCATCAACGACATGACCACCATGAACGACCTGCTCAACGTCCTCATGTCGCTACAGCTCCCCTTCGCCCTGCTGCCCATACTGACCTTTACCAGCTCACACCACATCATGACAGACTTTGCTAATGGACG GGTCATGAAGGCGATAGCGGCGGGCCTGTCTATAGCAGTGATCGCCATCAACCTGTACTTTGTGGTGGTCTACATCCAGGAGCTGCCGTCAAAAGCCTACATCTACGCTCCCATCGCTATCGTCGTCGTCGCCTATTTAGCTTTTGTGGCTTACTTG TCGATTCACTGTATGCACGCCATGGGAGCGACTTTCCTAGAACGAATACCG TGCCTCTCGTTCGACACAGCGCATCAGTCATTGGAGAGTTTCGAAGAAGAGTTGCAGGAAAGCGTGGGCTGA
- the LOC138982284 gene encoding natural resistance-associated macrophage protein 2-like isoform X4, translating to MTDVCREDLQERLLLPGSKETPCKDYGSTATQGNGTDPGEVGREMERDDKMPMDGAVFTELGSVQDGGDTGSLRARRGEQNANGGPSDSDPDHDHDHNPDPPKKGMNTSASTYFNQRIVIPETGSTRFSFRKLWAFTGPGFLMSIAYLDPGNIESDLQSGATAQFKLLWVLMVSTILGLLMQRLAARLGVVTGMHLAEVCYRQYSRVPRIILWIMIEIAIIGSDMQEVIGTAIAFFLLSNGKIPLYAGVLITIIDTFTFLLMDKYGLRKLEAFFCILITIMAVTFGYEYVRVAPDQGQVLKGLFVPYCEGCGPDQLLQAVGIIGAIIMPHNIYLHSALVKSRQVDRTKKEDVKEANKYFFIEAAIALFVSFLINVFVVSVFAEGFYGKTSSEVYNNCLAQGNPHADVFNSSTLSVDIFKGGVFLGCQFGLAAMYVWAVGILAAGQSSTMTGTYTGQFVMEGFLNLTWKRWQRVLLTRTIAIMPTIFVAIFSGINDMTTMNDLLNVLMSLQLPFALLPILTFTSSHHIMTDFANGRVMKAIVAGLSIAVIAINLYFVVVCIYYCCNVPYRVMKGIVAGMSIAVIAINLYFVVVHI from the exons ACAAGATGCCGATGGACGGGGCAGTGTTCACAGAGCTTGGCAGTGTTCAGGACGGTGGCGACACGGGCTCGCTACGGGCCAGGAGGGGGGAGCAGAATGCCAACGGGGGCCCCTCTGACTCTGACCCTGACCATGACCATGATCATAACCctgacccccccaaaaaaggcaTGAACACGTCCGCCTCGACCTACTTCAACCAGCGAATCGTCATCCCGGAGACTGGCTCT ACACGGTTCAGTTTCCGCAAGCTGTGGGCGTTCACAGGCCCGGGCTTTCTGATGAGCATCGCTTACCTTGACCCTGGCAACATCGAGTCTGACCTTCAGTCCGGGGCCACCGCACAGTTCAAG TTATTATGGGTTTTGATGGTGTCTACAATTCTAGGATTGCTCATGCAGCGACTAGCAGCTCGCCTGG GTGTGGTGACAGGTATGCACCTGGCAGAGGTGTGCTACAGACAGTACTCCAGGGTGCCTCGCATCATTCTCTGGATCATGATAGAAATCGCCATCATTGGCTCCGACATGCAAGAAGTTATTGGAACAGCCatcgctttctttcttttgtctaATGGAAA aatACCCCTGTACGCAGGAGTACTGATCACGATAATAGACACCTTCACATTCCTGTTGATGGACAAGTACGGGCTGAGAAAACTGGAGGCCTTCTTCTGCATCCTCATCACCATAATGGCCGTCACTTTTGGATACGAG TACGTCAGGGTGGCACCAGACCAGGGCCAGGTGTTAAAGGGGCTGTTCGTGCCGTACTGTGAGGGCTGCGGACCGGACCAGTTGTTACAGGCTGTGGGAATCATTGGGGCCATCATCATGCCGCACAACATCTATCTGCACTCTGCACTCGTCAAG TCTCGTCAGGTAGACAGAACAAAGAAAGAGGACGTGAAGGAGGCCAACAAGTATTTCTTCATCGAGGCTGCCATCGCCTTGTTCGTCTCTTTCCTCATCAACGTCTTCGTCGTCTCTGTCTTCGCTGAGGGCTTCTACGGGAAAACCTCTTCTGAAGTG TACAATAACTGTCTGGCTCAAGGCAACCCTCACGCTGATGTTTTCAAT AGTTCGACGTTATCAGTCGACATTTTCAAAGGG GGCGTGTTTCTAGGGTGTCAGTTCGGACTGGCGGCCATGTACGTGTGGGCAGTGGGCATCCTGGCGGCTGGACAGAGCTCCACGATGACCGGTACCTACACTGGTCAGTTCGTCATGGAG GGTTTCCTGAACCTGACGTGGAAGCGGTGGCAGCGAGTGTTGCTGACTCGTACCATCGCCATCATGCCCACCATCTTCGTCGCCATCTTCAGCGGCATCAACGACATGACCACCATGAACGACCTGCTCAACGTCCTCATGTCGCTACAGCTCCCCTTCGCCCTGCTGCCCATACTGACCTTTACCAGCTCACACCACATCATGACAGACTTTGCTAATGGACG GGTCATGAAGGCGATAGTGGCGGGTCTGTCTATAGCAGTGATCGCCATCAACCTGTATTTTGTGGTAGTCTGCATCTATTACTGTTGTAATGTACCATACAGGGTCATGAAGGGGATAGTGGCGGGCATGTCTATAGCAGTGATCGCCATCAACCTGTACTTTGTGGTGGTCCATATCTag
- the LOC138982284 gene encoding natural resistance-associated macrophage protein 2-like isoform X3 — protein sequence MGNRQGQEYFALGPGNGTDPGEVGREMERDDKMPMDGAVFTELGSVQDGGDTGSLRARRGEQNANGGPSDSDPDHDHDHNPDPPKKGMNTSASTYFNQRIVIPETGSTRFSFRKLWAFTGPGFLMSIAYLDPGNIESDLQSGATAQFKLLWVLMVSTILGLLMQRLAARLGVVTGMHLAEVCYRQYSRVPRIILWIMIEIAIIGSDMQEVIGTAIAFFLLSNGKIPLYAGVLITIIDTFTFLLMDKYGLRKLEAFFCILITIMAVTFGYEYVRVAPDQGQVLKGLFVPYCEGCGPDQLLQAVGIIGAIIMPHNIYLHSALVKSRQVDRTKKEDVKEANKYFFIEAAIALFVSFLINVFVVSVFAEGFYGKTSSEVYNNCLAQGNPHADVFNSSTLSVDIFKGGVFLGCQFGLAAMYVWAVGILAAGQSSTMTGTYTGQFVMEGFLNLTWKRWQRVLLTRTIAIMPTIFVAIFSGINDMTTMNDLLNVLMSLQLPFALLPILTFTSSHHIMTDFANGRVMKAIAAGLSIAVIAINLYFVVVYIQELPSKAYIYAPIAIVVVAYLAFVAYLSIHCMHAMGATFLERIPMLQQTGFDLADPMSYGQSSSVNATNI from the exons ACAAGATGCCGATGGACGGGGCAGTGTTCACAGAGCTTGGCAGTGTTCAGGACGGTGGCGACACGGGCTCGCTACGGGCCAGGAGGGGGGAGCAGAATGCCAACGGGGGCCCCTCTGACTCTGACCCTGACCATGACCATGATCATAACCctgacccccccaaaaaaggcaTGAACACGTCCGCCTCGACCTACTTCAACCAGCGAATCGTCATCCCGGAGACTGGCTCT ACACGGTTCAGTTTCCGCAAGCTGTGGGCGTTCACAGGCCCGGGCTTTCTGATGAGCATCGCTTACCTTGACCCTGGCAACATCGAGTCTGACCTTCAGTCCGGGGCCACCGCACAGTTCAAG TTATTATGGGTTTTGATGGTGTCTACAATTCTAGGATTGCTCATGCAGCGACTAGCAGCTCGCCTGG GTGTGGTGACAGGTATGCACCTGGCAGAGGTGTGCTACAGACAGTACTCCAGGGTGCCTCGCATCATTCTCTGGATCATGATAGAAATCGCCATCATTGGCTCCGACATGCAAGAAGTTATTGGAACAGCCatcgctttctttcttttgtctaATGGAAA aatACCCCTGTACGCAGGAGTACTGATCACGATAATAGACACCTTCACATTCCTGTTGATGGACAAGTACGGGCTGAGAAAACTGGAGGCCTTCTTCTGCATCCTCATCACCATAATGGCCGTCACTTTTGGATACGAG TACGTCAGGGTGGCACCAGACCAGGGCCAGGTGTTAAAGGGGCTGTTCGTGCCGTACTGTGAGGGCTGCGGACCGGACCAGTTGTTACAGGCTGTGGGAATCATTGGGGCCATCATCATGCCGCACAACATCTATCTGCACTCTGCACTCGTCAAG TCTCGTCAGGTAGACAGAACAAAGAAAGAGGACGTGAAGGAGGCCAACAAGTATTTCTTCATCGAGGCTGCCATCGCCTTGTTCGTCTCTTTCCTCATCAACGTCTTCGTCGTCTCTGTCTTCGCTGAGGGCTTCTACGGGAAAACCTCTTCTGAAGTG TACAATAACTGTCTGGCTCAAGGCAACCCTCACGCTGATGTTTTCAAT AGTTCGACGTTATCAGTCGACATTTTCAAAGGG GGCGTGTTTCTAGGGTGTCAGTTCGGACTGGCGGCCATGTACGTGTGGGCAGTGGGCATCCTGGCGGCTGGACAGAGCTCCACGATGACCGGTACCTACACTGGTCAGTTCGTCATGGAG GGTTTCCTGAACCTGACGTGGAAGCGGTGGCAGCGAGTGTTGCTGACTCGTACCATCGCCATCATGCCCACCATCTTCGTCGCCATCTTCAGCGGCATCAACGACATGACCACCATGAACGACCTGCTCAACGTCCTCATGTCGCTACAGCTCCCCTTCGCCCTGCTGCCCATACTGACCTTTACCAGCTCACACCACATCATGACAGACTTTGCTAATGGACG GGTCATGAAGGCGATAGCGGCGGGCCTGTCTATAGCAGTGATCGCCATCAACCTGTACTTTGTGGTGGTCTACATCCAGGAGCTGCCGTCAAAAGCCTACATCTACGCTCCCATCGCTATCGTCGTCGTCGCCTATTTAGCTTTTGTGGCTTACTTG TCGATTCACTGTATGCACGCCATGGGAGCGACTTTCCTAGAACGAATACCG ATGTTGCAACAAACAGGATTTGACCTTGCGGATCCAATGAGCTACGGACAGTCTTCCAGCGTCAATGCCACCAATATTTAG
- the LOC138982284 gene encoding natural resistance-associated macrophage protein 2-like isoform X5, protein MERDDKMPMDGAVFTELGSVQDGGDTGSLRARRGEQNANGGPSDSDPDHDHDHNPDPPKKGMNTSASTYFNQRIVIPETGSTRFSFRKLWAFTGPGFLMSIAYLDPGNIESDLQSGATAQFKLLWVLMVSTILGLLMQRLAARLGVVTGMHLAEVCYRQYSRVPRIILWIMIEIAIIGSDMQEVIGTAIAFFLLSNGKIPLYAGVLITIIDTFTFLLMDKYGLRKLEAFFCILITIMAVTFGYEYVRVAPDQGQVLKGLFVPYCEGCGPDQLLQAVGIIGAIIMPHNIYLHSALVKSRQVDRTKKEDVKEANKYFFIEAAIALFVSFLINVFVVSVFAEGFYGKTSSEVYNNCLAQGNPHADVFNSSTLSVDIFKGGVFLGCQFGLAAMYVWAVGILAAGQSSTMTGTYTGQFVMEGFLNLTWKRWQRVLLTRTIAIMPTIFVAIFSGINDMTTMNDLLNVLMSLQLPFALLPILTFTSSHHIMTDFANGRVMKAIAAGLSIAVIAINLYFVVVYIQELPSKAYIYAPIAIVVVAYLAFVAYLSIHCMHAMGATFLERIPMLQQTGFDLADPMSYGQSSSVNATNI, encoded by the exons ACAAGATGCCGATGGACGGGGCAGTGTTCACAGAGCTTGGCAGTGTTCAGGACGGTGGCGACACGGGCTCGCTACGGGCCAGGAGGGGGGAGCAGAATGCCAACGGGGGCCCCTCTGACTCTGACCCTGACCATGACCATGATCATAACCctgacccccccaaaaaaggcaTGAACACGTCCGCCTCGACCTACTTCAACCAGCGAATCGTCATCCCGGAGACTGGCTCT ACACGGTTCAGTTTCCGCAAGCTGTGGGCGTTCACAGGCCCGGGCTTTCTGATGAGCATCGCTTACCTTGACCCTGGCAACATCGAGTCTGACCTTCAGTCCGGGGCCACCGCACAGTTCAAG TTATTATGGGTTTTGATGGTGTCTACAATTCTAGGATTGCTCATGCAGCGACTAGCAGCTCGCCTGG GTGTGGTGACAGGTATGCACCTGGCAGAGGTGTGCTACAGACAGTACTCCAGGGTGCCTCGCATCATTCTCTGGATCATGATAGAAATCGCCATCATTGGCTCCGACATGCAAGAAGTTATTGGAACAGCCatcgctttctttcttttgtctaATGGAAA aatACCCCTGTACGCAGGAGTACTGATCACGATAATAGACACCTTCACATTCCTGTTGATGGACAAGTACGGGCTGAGAAAACTGGAGGCCTTCTTCTGCATCCTCATCACCATAATGGCCGTCACTTTTGGATACGAG TACGTCAGGGTGGCACCAGACCAGGGCCAGGTGTTAAAGGGGCTGTTCGTGCCGTACTGTGAGGGCTGCGGACCGGACCAGTTGTTACAGGCTGTGGGAATCATTGGGGCCATCATCATGCCGCACAACATCTATCTGCACTCTGCACTCGTCAAG TCTCGTCAGGTAGACAGAACAAAGAAAGAGGACGTGAAGGAGGCCAACAAGTATTTCTTCATCGAGGCTGCCATCGCCTTGTTCGTCTCTTTCCTCATCAACGTCTTCGTCGTCTCTGTCTTCGCTGAGGGCTTCTACGGGAAAACCTCTTCTGAAGTG TACAATAACTGTCTGGCTCAAGGCAACCCTCACGCTGATGTTTTCAAT AGTTCGACGTTATCAGTCGACATTTTCAAAGGG GGCGTGTTTCTAGGGTGTCAGTTCGGACTGGCGGCCATGTACGTGTGGGCAGTGGGCATCCTGGCGGCTGGACAGAGCTCCACGATGACCGGTACCTACACTGGTCAGTTCGTCATGGAG GGTTTCCTGAACCTGACGTGGAAGCGGTGGCAGCGAGTGTTGCTGACTCGTACCATCGCCATCATGCCCACCATCTTCGTCGCCATCTTCAGCGGCATCAACGACATGACCACCATGAACGACCTGCTCAACGTCCTCATGTCGCTACAGCTCCCCTTCGCCCTGCTGCCCATACTGACCTTTACCAGCTCACACCACATCATGACAGACTTTGCTAATGGACG GGTCATGAAGGCGATAGCGGCGGGCCTGTCTATAGCAGTGATCGCCATCAACCTGTACTTTGTGGTGGTCTACATCCAGGAGCTGCCGTCAAAAGCCTACATCTACGCTCCCATCGCTATCGTCGTCGTCGCCTATTTAGCTTTTGTGGCTTACTTG TCGATTCACTGTATGCACGCCATGGGAGCGACTTTCCTAGAACGAATACCG ATGTTGCAACAAACAGGATTTGACCTTGCGGATCCAATGAGCTACGGACAGTCTTCCAGCGTCAATGCCACCAATATTTAG
- the LOC138982284 gene encoding natural resistance-associated macrophage protein 2-like isoform X1 has translation MTDVCREDLQERLLLPGSKETPCKDYGSTATQGNGTDPGEVGREMERDDKMPMDGAVFTELGSVQDGGDTGSLRARRGEQNANGGPSDSDPDHDHDHNPDPPKKGMNTSASTYFNQRIVIPETGSTRFSFRKLWAFTGPGFLMSIAYLDPGNIESDLQSGATAQFKLLWVLMVSTILGLLMQRLAARLGVVTGMHLAEVCYRQYSRVPRIILWIMIEIAIIGSDMQEVIGTAIAFFLLSNGKIPLYAGVLITIIDTFTFLLMDKYGLRKLEAFFCILITIMAVTFGYEYVRVAPDQGQVLKGLFVPYCEGCGPDQLLQAVGIIGAIIMPHNIYLHSALVKSRQVDRTKKEDVKEANKYFFIEAAIALFVSFLINVFVVSVFAEGFYGKTSSEVYNNCLAQGNPHADVFNSSTLSVDIFKGGVFLGCQFGLAAMYVWAVGILAAGQSSTMTGTYTGQFVMEGFLNLTWKRWQRVLLTRTIAIMPTIFVAIFSGINDMTTMNDLLNVLMSLQLPFALLPILTFTSSHHIMTDFANGRVMKAIAAGLSIAVIAINLYFVVVYIQELPSKAYIYAPIAIVVVAYLAFVAYLSIHCMHAMGATFLERIPMLQQTGFDLADPMSYGQSSSVNATNI, from the exons ACAAGATGCCGATGGACGGGGCAGTGTTCACAGAGCTTGGCAGTGTTCAGGACGGTGGCGACACGGGCTCGCTACGGGCCAGGAGGGGGGAGCAGAATGCCAACGGGGGCCCCTCTGACTCTGACCCTGACCATGACCATGATCATAACCctgacccccccaaaaaaggcaTGAACACGTCCGCCTCGACCTACTTCAACCAGCGAATCGTCATCCCGGAGACTGGCTCT ACACGGTTCAGTTTCCGCAAGCTGTGGGCGTTCACAGGCCCGGGCTTTCTGATGAGCATCGCTTACCTTGACCCTGGCAACATCGAGTCTGACCTTCAGTCCGGGGCCACCGCACAGTTCAAG TTATTATGGGTTTTGATGGTGTCTACAATTCTAGGATTGCTCATGCAGCGACTAGCAGCTCGCCTGG GTGTGGTGACAGGTATGCACCTGGCAGAGGTGTGCTACAGACAGTACTCCAGGGTGCCTCGCATCATTCTCTGGATCATGATAGAAATCGCCATCATTGGCTCCGACATGCAAGAAGTTATTGGAACAGCCatcgctttctttcttttgtctaATGGAAA aatACCCCTGTACGCAGGAGTACTGATCACGATAATAGACACCTTCACATTCCTGTTGATGGACAAGTACGGGCTGAGAAAACTGGAGGCCTTCTTCTGCATCCTCATCACCATAATGGCCGTCACTTTTGGATACGAG TACGTCAGGGTGGCACCAGACCAGGGCCAGGTGTTAAAGGGGCTGTTCGTGCCGTACTGTGAGGGCTGCGGACCGGACCAGTTGTTACAGGCTGTGGGAATCATTGGGGCCATCATCATGCCGCACAACATCTATCTGCACTCTGCACTCGTCAAG TCTCGTCAGGTAGACAGAACAAAGAAAGAGGACGTGAAGGAGGCCAACAAGTATTTCTTCATCGAGGCTGCCATCGCCTTGTTCGTCTCTTTCCTCATCAACGTCTTCGTCGTCTCTGTCTTCGCTGAGGGCTTCTACGGGAAAACCTCTTCTGAAGTG TACAATAACTGTCTGGCTCAAGGCAACCCTCACGCTGATGTTTTCAAT AGTTCGACGTTATCAGTCGACATTTTCAAAGGG GGCGTGTTTCTAGGGTGTCAGTTCGGACTGGCGGCCATGTACGTGTGGGCAGTGGGCATCCTGGCGGCTGGACAGAGCTCCACGATGACCGGTACCTACACTGGTCAGTTCGTCATGGAG GGTTTCCTGAACCTGACGTGGAAGCGGTGGCAGCGAGTGTTGCTGACTCGTACCATCGCCATCATGCCCACCATCTTCGTCGCCATCTTCAGCGGCATCAACGACATGACCACCATGAACGACCTGCTCAACGTCCTCATGTCGCTACAGCTCCCCTTCGCCCTGCTGCCCATACTGACCTTTACCAGCTCACACCACATCATGACAGACTTTGCTAATGGACG GGTCATGAAGGCGATAGCGGCGGGCCTGTCTATAGCAGTGATCGCCATCAACCTGTACTTTGTGGTGGTCTACATCCAGGAGCTGCCGTCAAAAGCCTACATCTACGCTCCCATCGCTATCGTCGTCGTCGCCTATTTAGCTTTTGTGGCTTACTTG TCGATTCACTGTATGCACGCCATGGGAGCGACTTTCCTAGAACGAATACCG ATGTTGCAACAAACAGGATTTGACCTTGCGGATCCAATGAGCTACGGACAGTCTTCCAGCGTCAATGCCACCAATATTTAG